A window of the Bacteroidota bacterium genome harbors these coding sequences:
- the thiI gene encoding tRNA 4-thiouridine(8) synthase ThiI produces the protein MKQDCWRKLVWDGLAVHYHEIALKGQNRRFFRRRLLERLQAVLADQDLTVQDRLDHLFIPLRPDHLDEALQRTSRVFGVAYAVPVRLLPRSAEAMVEAALALYHTLSGADRPAIAVRVHRSDKGFPLSSRELERLIGRRLVEVAGAPVRLSQPDLEIRFRVQPHAVYLLGPKWRGPGGLPVGVTGRVLVLFSGGIDSSVVGWLLMRRGCTVDFVHFHAFPSAEPVRTSKIPQMIAQLVRDQGLRARLFAVPYHVFQLALLAHPVPPDLELVLFRRFMVRVASRLARAHGYRALATGDNLGQVASQTLESLIALEEAAELPVFRPLLTYNKPDIIALAQQIGTYRWAVQPYKDCCSLIARRPDTRPRLERVHEAEARLPLEEMIGRTLRSVVFWRLPEDGTQSSQASAEGGKASARPQGIGQPQAQPGQG, from the coding sequence GCCTAGCCGTTCACTATCATGAAATCGCCCTAAAGGGCCAAAACCGGCGCTTTTTTCGCCGTCGTCTGCTGGAGCGCCTGCAAGCCGTTTTGGCCGATCAGGATCTGACGGTCCAAGATCGTCTTGATCATCTTTTCATCCCCCTCCGCCCAGATCACCTGGATGAGGCCTTGCAACGCACAAGCCGCGTCTTCGGGGTCGCCTATGCGGTTCCGGTGCGTCTTTTGCCCCGAAGCGCGGAGGCCATGGTGGAAGCGGCCCTGGCGCTGTATCACACCCTATCGGGGGCCGATCGGCCCGCGATAGCGGTGCGGGTGCACCGTTCAGACAAGGGCTTCCCGTTGAGCTCTCGGGAGCTAGAGCGCCTGATTGGACGGCGGCTGGTCGAGGTCGCGGGGGCGCCGGTTCGGCTTTCCCAGCCGGATCTGGAGATCCGCTTCCGCGTGCAGCCCCACGCGGTTTACTTGCTCGGCCCCAAGTGGCGGGGTCCGGGCGGCCTTCCGGTCGGGGTTACAGGTCGGGTGCTTGTGCTTTTCTCCGGCGGAATCGATTCCTCCGTCGTCGGTTGGCTGCTTATGCGCCGTGGATGCACGGTCGATTTCGTGCATTTTCACGCTTTCCCTTCGGCCGAACCGGTGCGCACAAGCAAAATCCCCCAGATGATTGCCCAATTGGTGCGGGACCAAGGGCTGCGGGCGCGCTTGTTTGCGGTGCCCTATCACGTCTTTCAGCTCGCGCTGCTTGCTCATCCGGTCCCTCCGGATCTGGAGCTCGTCCTCTTTCGCCGTTTCATGGTGCGCGTGGCCTCCCGTCTTGCCCGCGCGCACGGCTATCGCGCCCTGGCCACCGGCGATAACCTGGGGCAGGTCGCCTCCCAGACCCTCGAAAGCCTGATCGCCCTGGAGGAGGCGGCGGAGTTACCGGTTTTCCGGCCCCTGCTCACCTACAACAAGCCGGATATCATCGCCTTAGCTCAGCAAATCGGCACCTACCGGTGGGCCGTGCAGCCTTACAAGGACTGCTGCTCGCTAATCGCGCGCCGTCCGGATACGCGCCCCCGCCTGGAGCGGGTTCACGAAGCCGAGGCCCGGCTTCCGCTGGAGGAGATGATCGGCCGCACGCTGCGAAGTGTTGTCTTTTGGCGCTTGCCCGAGGACGGAACGCAGTCAAGTCAGGCTTCGGCCGAAGGGGGGAAAGCTTCTGCGCGACCACAGGGCATAGGCCAGCCCCAGGCCCAGCCAGGTCAAGGCTAA